Below is a window of Cryptococcus neoformans var. neoformans JEC21 chromosome 12 sequence DNA.
TTTTGGCCGTGAGAAGAAAGGCGAATCAATGGAAAACACACCTAGATTAAGAGAAGAACAGAAAACAGACCCACCATACAGGGCCTACTCCTCGGACGActcatccccatcaccaCGCTTCCTCTTGCGCGACATACCCAACGCCACCTGCAGTTCCTCCCGAAACCTCCCCCGCATCTCCTGCCTCCGGACTTCCagcacctcctcctccatgaGGTAGGCAATGATTGCCTGTTGTACACCCTCGAATACAATGGAAATGCTGGTCTCACTACATTCACACATTAGCACGTGAATACCCACGCCTTGCAAACAAGCCACTGCGCCATTCACCTCGCACTCGAGATAGGTGACGAAACCTCCCAGCCTGTCGACTACCCTACCCATCAGCTGGCACACTTTCAATCACCGATCAATCACTCGCCACATCCAAAGCCCTACCCCCGCTGGTGTTACGCGAACAGCGAACACCCTTCACTGTACACTGACCACAAGTCGAGGACAACAAGAAGGCCCGACATTCAGCACCAACCCCATGGCACTGGTCACAAGGGGCAACCACTGGTGCCCTCTGGCGTTCTTCGACCCTACGCCTCCTCTGGTCCCGGCGCAGGGCCTCCTTACACCATCAGCTCCTCAATTGAGTCACGCACAAACCCAAACGGTTACCCTCACCTGATGGCGTTGAGCATACCCCTCATCTGAggtcttctccctctccttaACCACTTCGACAGCCCCCTCCACGCGAGCACCAAAGAGTAATTCCGCACCCTGCAAACGTGGTAGTCGCGGATCCACAGGTCGAGGAAGCGAAGCCGAGAGAACAGAATCCCCCACTGTCTCCATCGGTACTCCACTATCGTGCGTCGCTGTGGCCCATCCCATAGATGGGAAGGCGAAATCCTATTCAACACTCAGCATCAGCACCTTACAAACACGTTGATCAAAGAAAACCCTGATGCAGTTGTCAGAACTACTCGGCGACACAGCAGATGCGGCAACCACCGATACCCCATTATCCGTTATTTATCACATCATCAGCTGTATTATTTAGGTACTTTCAATTTAACGTTTTGGTCGGACCAAAACCCAAAATTCACATTTTACGTAAGTACCAAAACGCGTTTTGGTCGTGTATCGTGTTTATTTTGGTCGACTTCTGGGTTCGACCAAAACAAGTTTTCCCCGGGCCCTCTTGCGTCGTCATGCGACTTGTCCACCtacattattattatcttCATTATTCATGGTCAATATGAGATGCGAAAGTATATgtgcttgggaagatcaggcaagcttatatactagtgAGGTAAGTTTATGTCAAAGGTGGTTCCaggtaagacgagagagAGCAatgggagctcgaggacctttcgcaaagtaacttatgaaatattgatcttcgaggggaagaagatcaagatcgaggacagagctcccccttatatacttctacagaaatctatttatatccttcgAGGTCCAGttggaggtccagctggaccttcttatctgaacggatcttgccttcctctATTACataactccctcctatgatctcttatctcttctactttgtgcaggctcgtgacagatgatgagaaCAAGAGTTAGATTTATATACATAAGCTAATTCCCCATACAAACCTTAAAAGTTAAAAACTAAGACCGATCTTAGCTAACTAAGTCAGGTCTTAACTTTTATATTTGAAACGGGCTATTGAAATGTAATTGAATTGTTGCTGACTCAATTCCTTGCTTCAACACCATTATCAGAACTCCAACTAAAACAGCTAACTCCCAGCCTCAGTCTAATATTCAGTTCTTGCCAATATAGATATTTTCCTTTATCCTACAAGTAACACATTTATCAATACATAACACTTCAATGAattctcttccctttgccCATCAAAGTGCTATTGTTCTTCCGCTTCTGAGAAGACTTTTGTCCAGCTGTAGCTTGTGCTATTTTCCTTCTGGCCAAGTATAGaatcctcttttctcctAGTCtaacaacagcagcagacTCATTTCTTCCCAAAGAAGTCACTGGTTTATCATCAGCCCCATGATATGAACTTCTCACTACTTTGAGATCATGCTAAAAAATGAAGACACATTATTACCAGTAACAATCAGCAAGCAAGCTGTGATAACATGACATACCTCTATGTTTTGCTTATACTGGGCCAGCCTTTGATTAATAATTTCATGCAGAACATCAGCCACTGTTTCATCAATTATGGCACGCGGCATTCTGCCCTTCTTGTGTGCTCTATCCCAATCTGAGTCATGAAGTAGTAAACGGATGAATGAGATTAACCCATCATCAATATCGTGTGAGAAGTTCAGAGGAAATATACTAATCATGGTTACTAAGGAAAGCAAGCCAATATAAAATGCAGATCACTCActcctcttgcccttcttcaagccaCCAATCAATGCGATCTTGCAGAGTTGCCTTCATGTGTGCTCCACCCAACTTTGTGGTCACACACCCCACAATGAGATCGCCCTGAAGCAACACTTCATCTCCAGGATTTCCATAAGGCCATGAACCTAATTCGGTCTCGTTGAGTAAGTCTAGCATATCTGATGGCAAAGGCAGAACATCAACATGACCATATTTGCGAAGGAGTTCAGAGTTAGGAGGGGAATCATAGGTGTTGTACTGTTGCCAGATCATATTAGTCTCTCATCAATCCAAATCTTAGCATAATGAAGATGGCCTACTATTTGTTCTGATTGCTTTACTAATTGAGTAGACTTCATTAcaactccttcatcaaagcCCTCAATAGTGTCCTCATCAACATACAGATGGGCATTATCCTTCCCCCAGGCAGCATTCAGCATATCGGCAAAGGGAATCATGAcaaccatctcctcctcatcttcatcatcactttccTTTTCACTATTACCATCCGATCTAGACTGTGAGTGTGATCGTCCAAAGCGATGGAGAGGTACAGTGAAGGAACGAGAAAGAATCCTAGATCCTTGAATGTGGAAGGCGTCCATAGTTATATGGGGTGAATCTACAGGGAATAGATCAGGATGGGCCTAATCGTCCGTTACATGTTTGAGCATGATCAGTTTAACATCTGAGGGATGAACTAACTTTGATAAATGGTGCCAATACGCTAGTATATTCAGCTTCTGCGTCCTCTCTCCCGATACGATCTATGTAAATCCTGTAATTAGTATTATGATAGTATCGTGGAAAGGCAGACATACCTGCAATGTCCGTCCCCGATAGCTGTTCTCTCTGCCGTTCAGTCCAGAACATTGGAGTCTCAAACAACACAGGCATATTTGCTGATAAGCGTCAGACCCAACAGCACATGATATTACCAAAACAGACTTACCAAGATACCCTGCCCAGCGACTTTTTGATCCTTTGATAGTTTCCCACATCATCACTAGTATGAGTTGCGCCCATCCTTTATTGAGCTGATCCCACTCAGAGGCATCGAGATGATCTTTCAGATCAGAAGTATAAGCTGACAAAATGAGGTCGTCGGGTACATGGAACAAAGGAGTTCCTTCCTGTAATGATATACATTCAGTTGTGTTCCCTCTGCAATCCATATCCTAAGATGATCGTACCTCGATGTCTTTGACAGCTACAGCACCATACCCCATACCTGGAACCGAAACAATGTCTACTAATTCTTCGTTATACCATCCTCCAGATTCCTTGAACCATGTTAAGAATTTTTGACTTTCGAAGGCCTCAGCCTGTATAAGAGCTTGCGAGGTCATTTGTATTTCAGTTGGAGCCACGAAGGTGTTATTTGATGAAAATGAAATGGTCCCACTTCACAATGGCAGACTGAACTGTCCGTGCCCGAGGATCGCTGCGACCTTCTTTATTTCTTTTCACGCGCTCGAATTGAGAGACGATTTGGCAGTGGAAAATCGGATTGCGCTGCTCagtgagaagagaggctgTAATAAGAGATCGATTGGTCAGCGATTGACTGACGAGGGAGCGAACGAACAATAAATAAATTGACTGGACAGACACTTTTTCGGGAGTATGTGGTCACGTGATTATGCACTTACCTCGTTCGGTCGGCCGTCGGGCGCAAATTAACAATCCGTCCTTCCTACTTACTATATGATTAGTATTTCACTGAAATAGGCAACAGTCGCCACCGCCTCGTTCTTCCAACCTACGTTTACGTCTTTCCATCCTGACTATATCGGACAAGAACCATAAGATTGTCACTGACCTATTCAATCATATAACCAGAATGCCTGTCCCCGCTCAACTGCGCACAATAGCTCCAGAGAAAATCAAGGCAGCCGTCTCTCCTAGCGCGATCTCAGCGTTTACACAGACACGTCATCGTCCGGGGGCTGGCTCTGCTAATAATAAACTTCAAGCCACAACAAGGCCTTCTACAAGAGCTTCTGCTCGCATTGAAGATGTCTCTTCCTATGTTGTTGCTTTGCTTCAAGGCAAAGGTAGACTTTCTTGACCCATTTTACTCACTTTATATCGCTAAGCCACGCTGTTCAGGTCATGGAGTTGAAATTGGTATAGCTGCAATAAGTTTATTGACCGGTCAGGTGAGCTGTGCAGGTATTTTGTGATACAAGTCTAATACCAGTAAAACAGACTGTCATCACTCAAGTGAGATGTTCCGCTACTGCAATCTTCATATGAGTTTGCGAACTTGATTGCTGACTGAATTGATAGGTTGCTGACAATGCCAGTCAGTCTACCACTATGGAAGGTCTGAAATAATACCATGCCGTAGCTGATCTTTTCAGGCTTTGAAAAAACTGTACAGCAGCTTTATTCCCATCCACCTAACACAATCATTGTTCCAGATACCATGTTAAAGAGTGGAGCTGCGGAAGCCAGTTACGGTGACCAGAGGGATATCAACGTAAAGGAGCACCTCATGAGTAGGCTAGAAGACGAATATGAGATTGAATGTATTGGTGTGGACCGCAGTCACTGGAATCGAGAAACTGGTATGTCACTGTAATGTCGTTCTTTTCACCAGAGGCTGGTCCTCCTTCTTATCCACATTTTTCAGGCCGTGATTTTGTCGAGGACTTGGCAGTTGATGACGAGCTCAAAGCATCTATCCTTATGGCTATTGAAAACAAGTGATGTATCAAAAGGCACTCATGCTCGCTGAAGACTGATGACCCAATAGATTCTATGCCCTATGTGCTCTTTCTGGATTGTTCAGATATTTACAGGTATGGAGGAACATTGAATTTCCGGAGCGCAGTCTGAGGATGAAATATGTGGTCTCTGAAGGTACGGTGCTATCTTCTGCTCACAACAAGGCGACTTCTTGTGCTCATCATGTTTACCACAATGCTATGTAGGGACGATGTTCATTGATATTGAAACTGCCAAAAATCTGGAGCTCGTGCGCAATAATCTCACAAATAAGGCCACCCATACGTTGTACTGTGAGTAAAAGTTTACGTCTATGGGTATCCAGTCCAAGATTAATGTACTCTGACGTTACCGGTAGCTGTTTTGAACCATTGTCATACTCCTATGGGTATGCGACTTCTTAGGACATGCATACTCCAACCAAGCAATGGTACAGTTGTGATGTTTCACTAAAATCTTCCGCTCATGTCTAGCATCTGAAAGTTCTTAGTGATATAGAAGGAAGACTTGATGCTGTTCAGGGTGTGTGGGCCAGCAACTGTGTCAGAAATATGCAATATGCTAATGAGCAACAGAACTTGTGACAGCGCAAGAGAAGCTCACAGTTTTGAGGTCAAAGTTGTCTGTTATGTCTAAGGTGTGTACTAGCATACAAtggtcatcatcatacCTCATTATTTGCGAGCTGATGAATTGATTAGATGGATTTGGAGTCCATTGTTGCTCAGGCAAGTCGATGGGCTTGGTGTTTAATATCACTTGGCTTTCATGGTTAATCTGAGTGTTAGATTTCACATCAAAATCTGTCACAAACAGATGTGGCTATGACTGATCGCAGGATATCTCTGCTGCTCAACCTTGTGGACTACTTACAGAGCGTCAAA
It encodes the following:
- a CDS encoding nucleus protein, putative codes for the protein MTSQALIQAEAFESQKFLTWFKESGGWYNEELVDIVSVPGMGYGAVAVKDIEEGTPLFHVPDDLILSAYTSDLKDHLDASEWDQLNKGWAQLILVMMWETIKGSKSRWAGYLANMPVLFETPMFWTERQREQLSGTDIADRIGREDAEAEYTSVLAPFIKAHPDLFPVDSPHITMDAFHIQGSRILSRSFTVPLHRFGRSHSQSRSDGNSEKESDDEDEEEMVVMIPFADMLNAAWGKDNAHLYVDEDTIEGFDEGVVMKSTQLVKQSEQIYNTYDSPPNSELLRKYGHVDVLPLPSDMLDLLNETELGSWPYGNPGDEVLLQGDLIVGCVTTKLGGAHMKATLQDRIDWWLEEGQEDIFPLNFSHDIDDGLISFIRLLLHDSDWDRAHKKGRMPRAIIDETVADVLHEIINQRLAQYKQNIEHDLKVVRSSYHGADDKPVTSLGRNESAAVVRLGEKRILYLARRKIAQATAGQKSSQKRKNNSTLMGKGKRIH
- a CDS encoding nucleus protein, putative: MGYGAVAVKDIEEGTPLFHVPDDLILSAYTSDLKDHLDASEWDQLNKGWAQLILVMMWETIKGSKSRWAGYLANMPVLFETPMFWTERQREQLSGTDIADRIGREDAEAEYTSVLAPFIKAHPDLFPVDSPHITMDAFHIQGSRILSRSFTVPLHRFGRSHSQSRSDGNSEKESDDEDEEEMVVMIPFADMLNAAWGKDNAHLYVDEDTIEGFDEGVVMKSTQLVKQSEQIYNTYDSPPNSELLRKYGHVDVLPLPSDMLDLLNETELGSWPYGNPGDEVLLQGDLIVGCVTTKLGGAHMKATLQDRIDWWLEEGQEDIFPLNFSHDIDDGLISFIRLLLHDSDWDRAHKKGRMPRAIIDETVADVLHEIINQRLAQYKQNIEHDLKVVRSSYHGADDKPVTSLGRNESAAVVRLGEKRILYLARRKIAQATAGQKSSQKRKNNSTLMGKGKRIH